A genomic segment from Aegilops tauschii subsp. strangulata cultivar AL8/78 chromosome 1, Aet v6.0, whole genome shotgun sequence encodes:
- the LOC109780919 gene encoding uncharacterized protein: MVRVSKHDLRLYKARLTYSLRCLRFLLNQGLAFRGHDESEESSNRGNFLELLKWLAENDEEVDKIVLHNAPGNCILTSPTIQKQIIECCAVLTTKQIIEDLGDEHYAILADESSDASHKEQLAICIRYVDKVGKGCERFLGVVHVANTTSLSLKAAIESLLTDHHLTLTQIRGQGYDGASNMKGEIKGLKTLIMKDSPSAYYIHCFAHQLQLVLIAVAKGNEPCKWFFDHVSYLLNIVGVSCKRHDMLRDVRAQKVLEALEMGEIESGSGLNQEMGLARPGDTRWGSHFRTILHIITMYPTILEVLDTIGKDPSQSGEWTRIRAVAFALESYDFVFNLHVMLVILGHTNELSQSLQKRDQDIVNAMALVSLAKNKMRHMRSHGWEEFLAKVTLFCNKHGIEVPTPEDNYVPHGRSPRYYQVQTNDDRYRREVYLGILDQIIQELDNRFDEVNMELLICMSALNPANSFASYDALKVMKLAEFYPQDISSMDLVRLEFQLDTFIDDMRQDDRTKIEQALAASPYIHSAHVGLIAMTSSCMLLSLVFLLATSSARAGGFKHLHLYMHETFTGPNATLFPVVPPLHRGDNARFGMVGVLDDELRDGPDPRNSSLIGRFQSLFAFAGLVTPPGMQTATSLVFTAGEHAGSTLVMVGSIVSSEGPYETAVVGGTGAFRMARGYCVLKAVWSPTPESTVYEVEPRDPSLPQTLTAAAALFFHRRAPWRRFWTGKISTDGLELDG; encoded by the exons ATGGTGAGGGTGTCTAAACATGATCTGCGTCTTTACAAGGCTAGGCTAACTTATTCACTAAGATGCTTGAGGTTTCTTTTGAACCAAGGATTGGCATTTCGTGGACATGATGAGAGTGAAGAATCTAGCAATAGGGGGAACTTTCTTGAACTTCTAAAATGGCTTGCAGAAAATGATGAAGAAGTTGATAAGATTGTTTTGCACAATGCTCCTGGAAACTGCATCTTGACTAGTCCAACGATACAAAAACAAATTATTGAATGTTGTGCTGTGCTAACTACAAAACAAATTattgaagatcttggtgatgagcACTATGCGATCCTAGCTGATGAGTCTAGTGATGCATCTCATAAAGAGCAACTTGCTATTTGCATACGTTATGTTGATAAAGTTGGAAAGGGGTGTGAGAGGTTTCTTGGAGTTGTTCATGTTGCCAACACAACTTCCTTGTCACTTAAAGCTGCAATTGAATCTTTGCTTACCGATCATCATTTGACTCTTACTCAAATCCGTGGGCAAGGATATGACGGGGCTAGCAACATGAAAGGAGAGATTAAAGGGTTGAAAACATTGATCATGAAAGACTCGCCCTCTGCTTATTACATTCATTGCTTTGCACATCAACTTCAATTGGTTCTTATTGCCGTGGCAAAGGGAAATGAACCATGTAAATGGTTTTTTGATCATGTTTCTTACTTGCTGAATATTGTTGGAGTTTCTTGCAAGCGTCATGACATGCTTCGAGATGTTAGAGCTCAAAAGGTTCTGGAAGCACTTGAAATGGGTGAAATTGAAAGTGGAAGTGGGTTAAATCAAGAGATGGGATTAGCTAGACCTGGTGATACTCGGTGGGGTTCTCATTTTCGAACCATTCTGCACATTATTACCATGTACCCCACAATACTAGAAGTACTTGATACTATTGGAAAAGATCCTTCACAAAGTGGTGAGTGGACAAGAATACGTGCAGTGGCTTTTGCCTTGGAGTCATATGACTTTGTTTTCAATCTTCACGTGATGCTTGTTATTCTTGGCCACACTAATGAGTTGTCTCAGTCATTGCAAAAGAGAGATCAAGATATTGTTAATGCAATGGCACTTGTTAGTTTGGCAAAGAATAAAATGCGACATATGAGGTCTCATGGCTGGGAAGAATTTCTTGCAAAGGTGACATTGTTTTGCAACAAACATGGCATTGAAGTTCCTACACCAGAGGATAATTATGTGCCTCATGGAAGATCACCTCGGTATTATCAAGTGCAAACAAATGATGATCGTTATAGAAGAGAAGTATATCTTGGTATCCTTGATCAAATCATTCAAGAGCTTGACAATAGGTTTGATGAGGTTAATATGGAGTTGCTTATTTGCATGTCTGCTTTGAACCCCGCCAATTCATTTGCTTCTTATGATGCACTCAAGGTAATGAAACTTGCTGAATTCTACCCCCAGGACATATCAAGCATGGATTTGGTAAGGCTTGAATTCCAACTTGATACTTTTATTGATGATATGAGACAAGATGATAG AACAAAGATAGAGCAAGCTTTAGCTGCGAGCCCCTACATACACAGTGCACACGTTGGTCTCATCGCCATGACTTCCTCCTGTATGTTGCTTTCCCTCGTCTTCCTCCTGGCTACCTCGTCGGCGCGCGCCGGCGGGTTCAAGCACCTCCACCTGTACATGCACGAGACCTTCACGGGCCCGAACGCCACGCTATTTCCAGTGGTGCCACCCCTGCACCGGGGCGACAACGCAAGGTTCGGGATGGTCGGAGTGCTCGACGATGAGCTGCGCGACGGCCCGGACCCGAGAAACTCATCGCTGATCGGCCGGTTCCAGTCCCTCTTCGCCTTCGCGGGGCTGGTGACGCCGCCGGGCATGCAGACGGCGACCAGCCTCGTGTTCACGGCCGGGGAGCACGCCGGGAGCACGCTGGTCATGGTGGGCAGCATCGTGAGCTCCGAGGGGCCCTACGAGACCGCGGTGGTGGGCGGCACCGGCGCGTTCAGGATGGCGCGCGGGTACTGCGTTCTGAAGGCCGTGTGGAGCCCGACGCCGGAGTCCACCGTGTACGAG GTAGAGCCACGGGACCCTTCTCTTCCACAGACCCTCACCGCGGCGGCCGCTCTGTTCTTCCATAGACGTGCACCGTGGCGGCGATTCTGGACCGGCAAGATATCCACTGACGGCCTCGAGCTCGACGGGTAG
- the LOC120974127 gene encoding uncharacterized protein isoform X4, with protein MENEVGEARSALVFWCRSPEPGERRGRHVELMGIGQPPLSPPATTERRSTSMHFIQGRCKPFTRKQKQILVGEEYLPGVVCAAMTRRGRSDDLSGQRGEDARAAATRLGRRRLGLLLATGMSNWTTGRSLVEGPAGGGRRRRGLLLATGTSSWTTGRSLAEAPAGGGRRRRRRMGLLLVWTSSWRRGGACCWPGCAALEEDNEVLSFVFTWSEISPSDNYFGTEGVVGCHLFMQVFILDSLELGVLNKPQGVTPRIGLYDYE; from the exons ATGGAAAATGAG GTTGGGGAGGCACGGTCAGCGTTGGTGTTCTGGTGCAGGTCGCCGGAGCCCGGAGAGAGGAGAGGTCGTCACGTCGAGCTCATGGGGATAGGGCAGCCACCACTGTCGCCTCCCGCGACGACAGAGCGAAG GAGTACTTCAATGCACTTCATCCAAGGACGATGCAAGCCATTTACCAGAAAGCAGAAGCAGATTTTGGTAG GTGAGGAGTACCTGCCTGGAGTGGTGTGTGCTGCGATGACCAGGCGGGGTCGCAGCGACGATCTGTCTGGGCAGCGGGGCGAGGACGCTAGGGCGGCGGCGACAAGACTGGGGCGGAGGAGGTTGGGCCTGCTGCTGGCGACGGGGATGAGCAACTGGACAACAGGGAGGAGCCTGGTGGAGGGTCCTGCTGGTGGAGGGCGGAGGAGGAGGGGCCTGCTGCTGGCGACGGGGACGAGCAGCTGGACGACAGGGAGGAGCCTGGCGGAGGCTCCGGCTGGTGgagggcggaggaggaggaggaggatgggctTGCTGCTGGTCTGGACGAGCAGCTGGAGGAGAGGAGGGGCCTGCTGCTGGCCTGGATGCGCTGCCCTGGAGGAAGACAACGAGGTACTTTCGTTCGTTTTCACCTGGTCGGAGATTTCTCCCAGCGACAAttatttcggaacggagggagtagttggctGCCATTTGTTCATGCAG GTGTTCATTCTTGATAGTCTAGAGCTCGGCGTACTAAACAAGCCACAAGGAGTAACTCCCAGAATAGGCTTGTATGACTACGAGTGA
- the LOC120974127 gene encoding uncharacterized protein isoform X3, whose product MENEVAGARREERSSRRAHGDRAATTVASRDDRAKLEDHGYYCEVLKVMSLLECFPLETLYFQEYFNALHPRTMQAIYQKAEADFGEEYLPGVVCAAMTRRGRSDDLSGQRGEDARAAATRLGRRRLGLLLATGMSNWTTGRSLVEGPAGGGRRRRGLLLATGTSSWTTGRSLAEAPAGGGRRRRRRMGLLLVWTSSWRRGGACCWPGCAALEEDNEVLSFVFTWSEISPSDNYFGTEGVVGCHLFMQVFILDSLELGVLNKPQGVTPRIGLYDYE is encoded by the exons ATGGAAAATGAG GTCGCCGGAGCCCGGAGAGAGGAGAGGTCGTCACGTCGAGCTCATGGGGATAGGGCAGCCACCACTGTCGCCTCCCGCGACGACAGAGCGAAG CTTGAAGATCATGGCTATTATTGTGAAGTTCTCAAGGTGATGAGCTTACTCGAGTGCTTTCCCCTGGAGACTTTGTATTTCCAG GAGTACTTCAATGCACTTCATCCAAGGACGATGCAAGCCATTTACCAGAAAGCAGAAGCAGATTTTG GTGAGGAGTACCTGCCTGGAGTGGTGTGTGCTGCGATGACCAGGCGGGGTCGCAGCGACGATCTGTCTGGGCAGCGGGGCGAGGACGCTAGGGCGGCGGCGACAAGACTGGGGCGGAGGAGGTTGGGCCTGCTGCTGGCGACGGGGATGAGCAACTGGACAACAGGGAGGAGCCTGGTGGAGGGTCCTGCTGGTGGAGGGCGGAGGAGGAGGGGCCTGCTGCTGGCGACGGGGACGAGCAGCTGGACGACAGGGAGGAGCCTGGCGGAGGCTCCGGCTGGTGgagggcggaggaggaggaggaggatgggctTGCTGCTGGTCTGGACGAGCAGCTGGAGGAGAGGAGGGGCCTGCTGCTGGCCTGGATGCGCTGCCCTGGAGGAAGACAACGAGGTACTTTCGTTCGTTTTCACCTGGTCGGAGATTTCTCCCAGCGACAAttatttcggaacggagggagtagttggctGCCATTTGTTCATGCAG GTGTTCATTCTTGATAGTCTAGAGCTCGGCGTACTAAACAAGCCACAAGGAGTAACTCCCAGAATAGGCTTGTATGACTACGAGTGA
- the LOC120974127 gene encoding uncharacterized protein isoform X2, translating into MWEWKMSMIAENGPSYIPVQGWGGTVSVGVLVQVAGARREERSSRRAHGDRAATTVASRDDRAKEYFNALHPRTMQAIYQKAEADFGEEYLPGVVCAAMTRRGRSDDLSGQRGEDARAAATRLGRRRLGLLLATGMSNWTTGRSLVEGPAGGGRRRRGLLLATGTSSWTTGRSLAEAPAGGGRRRRRRMGLLLVWTSSWRRGGACCWPGCAALEEDNEVLSFVFTWSEISPSDNYFGTEGVVGCHLFMQVFILDSLELGVLNKPQGVTPRIGLYDYE; encoded by the exons ATGTGGGAATGGAAAATGAG TATGATTGCTGAAAATGGACCGTCGTATATACCTGTACAAGGTTGGGGAGGCACGGTCAGCGTTGGTGTTCTGGTGCAGGTCGCCGGAGCCCGGAGAGAGGAGAGGTCGTCACGTCGAGCTCATGGGGATAGGGCAGCCACCACTGTCGCCTCCCGCGACGACAGAGCGAAG GAGTACTTCAATGCACTTCATCCAAGGACGATGCAAGCCATTTACCAGAAAGCAGAAGCAGATTTTG GTGAGGAGTACCTGCCTGGAGTGGTGTGTGCTGCGATGACCAGGCGGGGTCGCAGCGACGATCTGTCTGGGCAGCGGGGCGAGGACGCTAGGGCGGCGGCGACAAGACTGGGGCGGAGGAGGTTGGGCCTGCTGCTGGCGACGGGGATGAGCAACTGGACAACAGGGAGGAGCCTGGTGGAGGGTCCTGCTGGTGGAGGGCGGAGGAGGAGGGGCCTGCTGCTGGCGACGGGGACGAGCAGCTGGACGACAGGGAGGAGCCTGGCGGAGGCTCCGGCTGGTGgagggcggaggaggaggaggaggatgggctTGCTGCTGGTCTGGACGAGCAGCTGGAGGAGAGGAGGGGCCTGCTGCTGGCCTGGATGCGCTGCCCTGGAGGAAGACAACGAGGTACTTTCGTTCGTTTTCACCTGGTCGGAGATTTCTCCCAGCGACAAttatttcggaacggagggagtagttggctGCCATTTGTTCATGCAG GTGTTCATTCTTGATAGTCTAGAGCTCGGCGTACTAAACAAGCCACAAGGAGTAACTCCCAGAATAGGCTTGTATGACTACGAGTGA
- the LOC120974127 gene encoding uncharacterized protein isoform X1 gives MWEWKMSMIAENGPSYIPVQGWGGTVSVGVLVQVAGARREERSSRRAHGDRAATTVASRDDRAKLEDHGYYCEVLKVMSLLECFPLETLYFQEYFNALHPRTMQAIYQKAEADFGEEYLPGVVCAAMTRRGRSDDLSGQRGEDARAAATRLGRRRLGLLLATGMSNWTTGRSLVEGPAGGGRRRRGLLLATGTSSWTTGRSLAEAPAGGGRRRRRRMGLLLVWTSSWRRGGACCWPGCAALEEDNEVLSFVFTWSEISPSDNYFGTEGVVGCHLFMQVFILDSLELGVLNKPQGVTPRIGLYDYE, from the exons ATGTGGGAATGGAAAATGAG TATGATTGCTGAAAATGGACCGTCGTATATACCTGTACAAGGTTGGGGAGGCACGGTCAGCGTTGGTGTTCTGGTGCAGGTCGCCGGAGCCCGGAGAGAGGAGAGGTCGTCACGTCGAGCTCATGGGGATAGGGCAGCCACCACTGTCGCCTCCCGCGACGACAGAGCGAAG CTTGAAGATCATGGCTATTATTGTGAAGTTCTCAAGGTGATGAGCTTACTCGAGTGCTTTCCCCTGGAGACTTTGTATTTCCAG GAGTACTTCAATGCACTTCATCCAAGGACGATGCAAGCCATTTACCAGAAAGCAGAAGCAGATTTTG GTGAGGAGTACCTGCCTGGAGTGGTGTGTGCTGCGATGACCAGGCGGGGTCGCAGCGACGATCTGTCTGGGCAGCGGGGCGAGGACGCTAGGGCGGCGGCGACAAGACTGGGGCGGAGGAGGTTGGGCCTGCTGCTGGCGACGGGGATGAGCAACTGGACAACAGGGAGGAGCCTGGTGGAGGGTCCTGCTGGTGGAGGGCGGAGGAGGAGGGGCCTGCTGCTGGCGACGGGGACGAGCAGCTGGACGACAGGGAGGAGCCTGGCGGAGGCTCCGGCTGGTGgagggcggaggaggaggaggaggatgggctTGCTGCTGGTCTGGACGAGCAGCTGGAGGAGAGGAGGGGCCTGCTGCTGGCCTGGATGCGCTGCCCTGGAGGAAGACAACGAGGTACTTTCGTTCGTTTTCACCTGGTCGGAGATTTCTCCCAGCGACAAttatttcggaacggagggagtagttggctGCCATTTGTTCATGCAG GTGTTCATTCTTGATAGTCTAGAGCTCGGCGTACTAAACAAGCCACAAGGAGTAACTCCCAGAATAGGCTTGTATGACTACGAGTGA